The region CGCGCCCTCGCGACGAACATTCTGCGCGTGACTCACGACCACCGACTCCGCACGCCACCCGGTGCCAACGACGAGGGCGTCGTTGGCTGCACCCGAGGCGGGTGCGCTCCCCGCGCAATGGCCAATCGCAACCCTAAAATCCAAAATCCCATGAACATTCTCATCGCTGACGACAGTGCCACCAACCGCAATCTGCTCCGCGCGCAATTGGAATCTGAAAAGTTCACCGCCTTCGAAGCCGCCGATGGCGTCGAGGCGCTCAACGTGCTGGACCGCGAGAAGATTGACGCCATCATTTCTGACATCCTCATGCCGAACATGGACGGCTACCGGCTTTGTCATGAATTGCGGCGCAGCGACAAGTTGAAACTGCTCCCCTTCCTCGTCTATACCAGCACTTACCACTCACCGGCTGATGAAAAGCTCGCGCTGGACCTTGGCGCGGACAAATTCATCCGCAAACCCGCCTCCCTCACCGCCATGCTCGACGCGCTCTACGACCTGACCCACGAAGATAAATATGATGAGCCGCGAAAAGTCAAACCGCGCCCGGAACTGGCGTTGATGAAGCAATACAGCGAGCGGCTCGTGGCCCAGCTCGAAGAAAGAAATATCGAATTGGAAAAAACCAGGGAAACCCTGCGCCAAGCCAACGAGGAACTCGAACAACGCGTCCGCGAACACACCGCGCAACTGGCAGGCGCGAACCAGGAACTGGAAGCCTTCCGCCGTTGCGTGGCCCATGATTTGCAATCGCCGCTGCGGGCGATTGACGGTTTCTGCCGGGCATTGCAGGAGGAGTGCAGCGACCAGCTTCCAACCAGCGGCCGACAATATCTCCGACGGGTTGAAGAACATGTGCAACGCATGCGCCAGGTCATTGAGGGCCTGCTGAATCTGGCCCACGTCGGTTTCCTGGAAATGGTTGCGCGGCCCGTCAACCTCAGCGACCTGGCGGCCGAGATCGTCGCCGAACTGCGCCGCTCGCAGCCGGAGCACGCGGCCGAGTTTCGGGTTGCGCCGCACCTTGTCGCCCGCGGCGACAGGATGCTTCTGCGGGCCATGCTGGCGAATCTCCTGGGCAACGCCTGGAAGTTCACTGCCAAGCGCGCGCAAGCGCGCATCGAATTTGGACTGGTGGAGATGTCGCATGACGGAGAGGCGAGTCCAACCCAAAATACCAAAATACCAAGACGCCAACACGCCAACATTCCGATCTTCTTCGTGCGCGACAACGGCGCCGGTTTCGACACGACCCACGCGGACAAACTATTCAACCCCTTCCAGCGACTGCGTAGCGGGTCCGAATTTCACGGCAACGGCACCGGGCTGGCGACGGTACAACGCATCATAGCCCGCCACGGCGGGCTTATCTGGGCGGAAGGCAAGCCCGGCGAAGGCGCCACTTTCTATTTTACCCTGTGAAAATTCTGGACCAACTTACTTCGGGGGAGCACACGCGCCTCGCGTGTCGTTCGTCGCGCCCTCGCGACGAACATTCTGCGCGTGACTCACGACTGCCAACGACGAGGGCGTCGTTGGCTGCACCCGAGGCGGGTGCGCTCCCCGCGCAATCGCAAATCGCAAATCTAAAATCCCATGAACATTCTCATCGTTGATGACAATGTTACCAACCGCGAGCTGCTGCGCGCTGTCCTCGAGACCGAAGCCCATGTCGTGCTGGAGGCCGCGGACGGGGTCGACGCCCTGCACCTGGTGGCGCGCCAACCGATCGACGCCGTCATTTCCGACATCCTGATGCCCAACATGGACGGCTACCGCCTCTGTTATGAACTCCGGCGCAGCGACAAGTTCAGAGCGCTGCCGTTTATTCATTACACGAGCACCTACACCTCCCAGACGGACCAGAAATTATCGGAGTTGGTCGGCGCGGACAAGTATCTCACGAAACCCGTTTCCGCTCCGGTCCTGCTGGCGGCTTTGCAGGAGGCCGTGCAGAAATCGGCCGCGGCCAAACCGGCCCGGCAGGACAACTCCGACACCAGCTTCATCATGAAGCAAT is a window of Verrucomicrobiota bacterium DNA encoding:
- a CDS encoding response regulator is translated as MNILIVDDNVTNRELLRAVLETEAHVVLEAADGVDALHLVARQPIDAVISDILMPNMDGYRLCYELRRSDKFRALPFIHYTSTYTSQTDQKLSELVGADKYLTKPVSAPVLLAALQEAVQKSAAAKPARQDNSDTSFIMKQYSEALVQKLEKKNTELEEVMTELHKAYAKLVEANETLEQRVEQRTLALRQTNRELTATLANVKELSGLLPICCYCKKIRDGQEYWHKLERYVSRHTNASFTHGVCPDCLERIVKPELEQMRAEEKQSNE
- a CDS encoding response regulator, whose translation is MNILIADDSATNRNLLRAQLESEKFTAFEAADGVEALNVLDREKIDAIISDILMPNMDGYRLCHELRRSDKLKLLPFLVYTSTYHSPADEKLALDLGADKFIRKPASLTAMLDALYDLTHEDKYDEPRKVKPRPELALMKQYSERLVAQLEERNIELEKTRETLRQANEELEQRVREHTAQLAGANQELEAFRRCVAHDLQSPLRAIDGFCRALQEECSDQLPTSGRQYLRRVEEHVQRMRQVIEGLLNLAHVGFLEMVARPVNLSDLAAEIVAELRRSQPEHAAEFRVAPHLVARGDRMLLRAMLANLLGNAWKFTAKRAQARIEFGLVEMSHDGEASPTQNTKIPRRQHANIPIFFVRDNGAGFDTTHADKLFNPFQRLRSGSEFHGNGTGLATVQRIIARHGGLIWAEGKPGEGATFYFTL